A portion of the Miscanthus floridulus cultivar M001 unplaced genomic scaffold, ASM1932011v1 os_2472_1_2, whole genome shotgun sequence genome contains these proteins:
- the LOC136534988 gene encoding uncharacterized protein At4g28440-like, with product MSTAPRRPFRGRGAPPPGTGYVRRGLAPAPAVPGPADGAKTLRKPVFTTIDQLRPQTHGHTLTARVISARTVLDKPSTHLGRTRVAECLVGDSTGTVLVTARNEQVDLLKPDTTVIFRNAKIDMFKGTMRLAVDKWGRIEVTLPADFKVNQDNNMSLVEYELVDVD from the exons ATGTCGACGGCTCCCAGGCGCCCCTTCCGAGGCCGCGGCGCCCCGCCGCCCGGCACCGGCTACGTCCGCCGCGGACTCGCCCCTGCCCCGGCGGTCCCAGGCCCCGCCGACGGCGCCAAGACCCTGCGCAAGCCCGTCTTCACCACCATCGACCAGCTGCGCCCCCAGACGCACGGCCACACCCTCACCGCCCGCGTCATCTCAGCCCGCACCGTCCTCGACAAGCCCTCCACGCACCTCGGCCGCACCCGCGTCGCCGAGTGCCTCGTCGGAGACAGCACCGGCACCGTCCTCGTCACCGCCCGCAACGAACAGG TTGACCTTCTGAAGCCAGATACAACAGTGATCTTCCGCAACGCCAAGATTGACATGTTCAAGGGCACCATGAGGCTGGCAGTGGACAAGTGGGGTCGGATTGAGGTGACTCTGCCTGCCGATTTCAAGGTGAACCAAGACAACAACATGTCGCTGGTGGAGTACGAGCTGGTGGATGTCGACTGA